One Panicum virgatum strain AP13 chromosome 9K, P.virgatum_v5, whole genome shotgun sequence genomic region harbors:
- the LOC120647995 gene encoding uncharacterized protein LOC120647995, whose product MRKNFAQSPASTFGSPLLEVSGPAPSECESGRKRKQSYIESTLKDYVEFKKSQTSKTLEALNEKKRRDEKFCFEKCADQVDSMNELTNEEKLYAVELFEFDTNRQEARGPQQVIKSSPEKKGSMVQLHVVVVCSVVGFLGLVLVILGVASEAATALALVGLSKDGLYDVNKCVYQTTPALACGIVAGLLALAVQIAVTTTSLLCGCCRTWELPRAARHIVGIVLSVVSWIFVIIVVALFIAGAAMNTDQKRQPTTDGKCPVDPGSVLFAAATVFSLVATVSQIASYVLLAPAKGSTKPLATQQQPEVAMGQPRQDADEVVAGGDPLPPSAPPLSQPTEPTSKV is encoded by the exons ATGCGGAAGAATTTCGCGCAGAGTCCAGCAAGCACTTTTGGTAGCCCGTTGCTTGAGGTTTCCGGCCCGG CTCCAAGTGAATGTGAAAGTGGGAGAAAGCGTAAGCAAAGTTACATTGAATCTACTCTCAAGGATTATGTGGAGTTTAAAAAGAGCCAAACAAGCAAAACTCTTGAAGCTCTGAATGAAAAGAAAAGGCGTGAtgagaaattttgttttgagaagTGTGCTGATCAAGTGGATTCTATGaatgaattaacaaatgagGAGAAGTTATATGCTGTGGAGCTCTTTGAATTTGATACAAACAGACAA GAAGCACGTGGGCCGCAGCAAGTCATCAAGtcctcgccggagaagaagggtTCCATGGTGCAGCTGCACGTGGTGGTCGTGTGCTCCGTCGTGGGCTTCCTCGGCCTCGTCCTCGTCATCCTGGGCGTCGCCAGTGAGGCCGCCACCGCGCTGGCGCTGGTCGGGCTGTCCAAAGACGGCTTGTACGACGTCAATAAATGCGTGTACCAGACCACGCCGGCGCTGGCCTGCGGCATCGTGGCGGGACTGCTCGCGCTCGCGGTTCAGATCGCCGTCACCACCACCAGCCTTCTCTGCGGGTGCTGCCGAACATGGGAGCTCCCCAGAGCGGCAAGACACATCGTCGGCATCGTTCTTTCCGTCGTCTCGTG GATCTTTGTGATTATAGTTGTGGCACTGTTCATCGCGGGCGCTGCCATGAACACGGACCAAAAGAGGCAGCCTACCACCGACGGAAAGTGCCCCGTCGACCCGGGCAGCGTATtgttcgcggcggcgacggtctTCTCTCTCGTAGCCACCGTCTCGCAGATCGCCTCGTATGTGCTCCTGGCGCCCGCGAAAGGCTCCACGAAACCGCTGGccacgcagcagcagccggaggtGGCCATGGGGCAGCCGCGGCAAGATGCTGATGaggtggtcgccggcggtgacccGCTGCCGCCCTCAGCGCCCCCGTTGTCTCAACCCACAGAACCTACGAGCAAAGTTTGA